One region of Bacterioplanoides sp. SCSIO 12839 genomic DNA includes:
- a CDS encoding LysM peptidoglycan-binding domain-containing protein, whose amino-acid sequence MSKTLKRLLFAGLISVSATAAALEVKSDAPQRYVVKDGDTLWGIAERYTDDAWQWPEIWYQNNQIKDPHLIFPGDVIGLVTINGETKATVMKRGAASRTVKLSPGNVKLQPTARIEPIESAIPAIPLDAIRGFLRDHRVVETKELNTAPRILAGDDGHLVMGAGNRVYARGDYGDEPAAAYGVFRQGQVYRDPETKEVLGLEALEVGLARVNAVDGDIMTLILERTTQQVNVGDRLLETEDRELITRYYPKPPSRDVTGQILAVSGGVTQVGQYDVVVINRGERDGIEPGSVLLIEKAGNVVYDKIAGEKVRLPNTRAGTLMVFRTFEKLSYALVMRATSPLRVADQFVTP is encoded by the coding sequence ATGAGCAAAACCTTAAAGCGCCTTCTCTTTGCCGGTTTGATATCGGTTTCGGCTACGGCAGCGGCATTGGAGGTTAAATCTGATGCACCACAGCGCTATGTGGTTAAGGATGGCGATACGTTGTGGGGTATTGCTGAACGTTATACCGATGATGCCTGGCAATGGCCGGAGATCTGGTATCAGAATAATCAGATTAAAGATCCACACCTGATTTTCCCGGGCGATGTGATTGGTCTGGTGACCATTAATGGTGAAACCAAAGCAACCGTGATGAAGCGTGGAGCTGCCAGCCGTACGGTTAAGTTGTCCCCTGGCAATGTGAAACTTCAGCCAACCGCGCGTATTGAGCCAATTGAATCGGCAATTCCGGCAATTCCGCTGGATGCCATTCGTGGATTCCTGCGTGACCACCGGGTGGTTGAAACCAAAGAACTGAACACTGCACCGCGCATTTTAGCCGGTGACGATGGTCACCTGGTGATGGGCGCTGGTAATCGTGTGTATGCCCGTGGCGATTATGGTGATGAACCGGCCGCAGCCTACGGTGTGTTCCGTCAGGGGCAGGTATACCGTGATCCGGAAACCAAAGAAGTGTTGGGCCTTGAAGCGTTGGAAGTGGGCCTGGCTCGTGTTAACGCCGTCGATGGCGATATTATGACGCTGATTCTTGAGCGTACGACCCAGCAGGTGAATGTGGGCGATCGCTTATTAGAGACGGAAGATCGTGAACTGATCACCCGTTATTATCCAAAACCGCCTTCGCGGGATGTCACTGGTCAGATTCTGGCGGTGTCGGGTGGTGTGACTCAGGTGGGTCAGTACGATGTTGTGGTGATTAACCGGGGTGAGCGTGATGGTATCGAGCCTGGCTCGGTACTGTTGATCGAAAAAGCGGGTAACGTGGTTTACGACAAAATCGCGGGTGAAAAAGTCCGCTTGCCAAATACTCGCGCTGGCACTTTGATGGTGTTCCGCACCTTTGAAAAATTGTCTTATGCGCTGGTGATGCGCGCAACCAGTCCTCTGCGTGTTGCCGATCAGTTTGTAACACCTTAG
- the def gene encoding peptide deformylase, producing the protein MALLPILEFPDPKLRTVAQPVTNVDERIRNIVDDMFETMYDAPGIGLAATQVDIHERIITIDVSEDKSEPLVFINPEITVLEGEPESMQEGCLSVPGFYEEVTRIEHCLVKALDRDGKAFELECRGLLAVCIQHEVDHLEGKLMVDYVSPLKRKRIKEKLDKKHKLEARRK; encoded by the coding sequence ATGGCCTTACTTCCTATTTTAGAATTTCCGGATCCGAAACTTCGTACCGTTGCCCAACCGGTTACCAACGTTGATGAGCGCATCCGCAACATTGTCGACGACATGTTTGAAACCATGTACGACGCGCCCGGCATTGGCCTGGCGGCCACTCAGGTGGATATCCACGAACGCATCATCACTATTGATGTGTCAGAAGATAAAAGCGAGCCACTGGTATTTATTAACCCGGAAATCACCGTGCTCGAAGGTGAGCCAGAGTCGATGCAGGAAGGTTGTTTATCCGTTCCTGGTTTCTACGAAGAAGTGACCCGTATCGAACATTGCTTAGTTAAAGCGCTGGATCGTGATGGCAAAGCGTTTGAACTGGAATGCCGTGGTCTGCTGGCGGTATGTATTCAACACGAAGTTGACCACCTGGAAGGCAAACTGATGGTGGATTATGTGTCACCACTGAAGCGCAAGCGCATCAAAGAAAAGCTCGACAAAAAACACAAGTTGGAAGCGCGTCGTAAATAA
- the fmt gene encoding methionyl-tRNA formyltransferase translates to MSLKIVFAGTPDFAAVHLRALIDSEHDVIAVYSQPDRPAGRGKKLQPSPVKQVALEHDIAVYQPLNFKDPADVQQLKDLSADVMIVVAYGLLLPQPVLEAPKHGCLNVHASLLPRWRGAAPIQRCIEAGDKLTGITIMQMDIGLDTGDMLHKVTTGISLDDTGGSLHDRLADMGPDSLLTTLQHLEAGELQPEQQNDAQANYAHKLKKEEALLDWAQSAETLALRVRAFNPFPVAFTLLGNDRIRVLKASALEKVTQLQPGTIANVTADGIEVACADGVLRLEQIQLAGKKAMMVADVINGQPNLFQPNYVLASEL, encoded by the coding sequence ATGTCTTTAAAAATTGTTTTTGCCGGGACACCGGACTTTGCCGCCGTTCACCTGCGTGCGTTAATCGACAGCGAGCACGATGTGATTGCCGTTTACAGCCAACCCGATCGCCCGGCTGGCCGCGGTAAAAAGCTGCAACCCAGTCCGGTCAAACAGGTCGCACTGGAACACGACATTGCCGTGTATCAGCCACTGAACTTTAAAGACCCGGCGGATGTACAGCAGTTAAAAGACCTGAGCGCCGATGTGATGATTGTGGTGGCTTATGGCTTGTTGTTGCCACAGCCTGTGCTGGAAGCGCCTAAACACGGTTGCCTCAACGTACATGCTTCATTGCTGCCCCGCTGGCGTGGTGCGGCTCCGATTCAGCGTTGTATCGAAGCCGGTGATAAGCTCACTGGCATCACCATTATGCAGATGGACATTGGTCTGGATACTGGCGATATGCTGCATAAGGTCACCACCGGCATCAGCCTTGATGACACCGGCGGCAGTCTGCATGATCGCCTGGCCGACATGGGCCCGGATTCATTGCTGACAACCCTGCAGCATCTGGAAGCCGGTGAGTTACAACCAGAGCAACAGAACGATGCTCAGGCCAACTACGCCCACAAACTGAAAAAAGAAGAAGCCTTGCTCGACTGGGCACAAAGTGCAGAAACCTTAGCCCTGCGGGTGCGGGCGTTTAACCCGTTTCCGGTGGCGTTTACTTTATTAGGCAATGACCGCATTCGGGTGCTGAAGGCCAGCGCACTGGAAAAAGTCACGCAGCTGCAACCGGGCACCATTGCCAACGTCACCGCTGACGGGATTGAAGTCGCTTGTGCCGACGGTGTGCTACGCCTGGAGCAGATTCAGCTGGCGGGCAAAAAAGCCATGATGGTCGCCGATGTTATTAACGGTCAGCCGAACCTGTTCCAACCTAACTACGTGTTGGCGTCTGAACTGTGA
- the rsmB gene encoding 16S rRNA (cytosine(967)-C(5))-methyltransferase RsmB, producing MKQLYGKASSTQISARYAATQALFQVMSGQSLNQALPPLEARVSDDDRGFLRDLALGSCRYFQRLNAIAKMLLKTPFGEEDQDLHALMVIGLYQLEIQKKAPHAAVHATVDVCEEMGKGYAKSVVNACLRRYGREYESLTAPLEDNPVTATSHPKWLLKMMKKAWPEHWAEVFTQNNQRPPLCLRVNQRHGSREDYLQRLQQAGIEAHPAEFAPFGIYLAQSCDVTQLPGFEDGDVSVQDEAAQLASLILAPQPGENILDACAAPGGKTCALLEAADCAVTALDLEASRLERVEENLERLGLFGNDTGLSASVVCADMANTDEWWEGLQYDAILLDAPCSATGVIRRHPDIKLLRRSDDIAQLADVQAQLLNTAWDLLKPGGRLLYATCSVLPQENSDQIERFVADKLEAGQEISLQALPGLDKLPGVACNAGQQLFPQENGHDGFFYALLVKG from the coding sequence GTGAAGCAATTATACGGTAAGGCATCGTCCACTCAGATTTCCGCCCGTTATGCAGCCACTCAGGCGCTGTTTCAGGTTATGTCCGGGCAATCACTGAATCAGGCACTGCCACCACTGGAAGCCCGGGTCAGTGATGATGATCGTGGTTTTCTGCGCGATTTAGCATTGGGCAGCTGTCGTTATTTTCAGCGCCTGAATGCCATTGCCAAGATGCTGTTAAAAACACCGTTTGGTGAAGAAGATCAGGATCTGCACGCGCTGATGGTGATTGGTTTATACCAGTTGGAAATTCAGAAAAAAGCGCCTCATGCCGCGGTTCATGCCACCGTTGATGTCTGCGAAGAGATGGGCAAGGGCTACGCCAAATCAGTAGTGAATGCCTGCCTGCGACGCTACGGCCGTGAGTACGAAAGCCTGACAGCACCACTGGAAGATAATCCCGTCACCGCCACCAGCCATCCTAAATGGCTGCTGAAAATGATGAAAAAAGCCTGGCCGGAGCACTGGGCTGAAGTGTTTACTCAGAACAACCAGCGCCCGCCATTATGCTTGCGCGTGAATCAGCGTCACGGTTCGCGCGAAGACTACCTGCAGCGCCTGCAACAAGCCGGTATTGAAGCACACCCGGCAGAATTTGCGCCCTTTGGTATTTACCTCGCACAATCTTGCGACGTAACTCAGCTGCCTGGGTTTGAGGATGGTGATGTCAGCGTTCAGGACGAAGCGGCGCAATTAGCCTCGCTGATTCTGGCACCGCAGCCAGGCGAAAATATCCTCGACGCCTGTGCTGCACCTGGTGGTAAAACCTGTGCACTACTGGAAGCCGCAGACTGTGCGGTCACCGCACTGGATCTGGAAGCATCGCGACTGGAGCGGGTGGAAGAAAACCTCGAACGCTTAGGCCTGTTTGGTAACGACACCGGGCTGTCTGCCAGTGTGGTGTGTGCTGATATGGCAAACACCGACGAATGGTGGGAAGGCCTGCAATACGATGCCATCCTGCTGGATGCACCGTGTTCCGCGACCGGCGTGATTCGTCGCCACCCGGATATCAAATTATTACGCCGCAGCGATGATATTGCTCAACTGGCCGACGTACAGGCGCAACTGCTGAATACTGCGTGGGATTTATTAAAGCCCGGTGGCCGTTTGTTATACGCCACCTGTTCGGTATTACCGCAGGAAAACAGCGATCAGATTGAACGCTTTGTTGCCGACAAACTTGAGGCAGGACAGGAAATCTCCCTGCAAGCACTGCCAGGTCTGGACAAGCTGCCGGGAGTGGCCTGTAATGCCGGACAACAGCTGTTTCCGCAGGAAAACGGTCATGATGGTTTCTTTTATGCCTTATTGGTGAAAGGTTAA